Proteins encoded within one genomic window of Citrobacter amalonaticus Y19:
- a CDS encoding IS3-like element ISSen4 family transposase (programmed frameshift) encodes MKKRFSDEQIISILREAEAGVPARELCRKHAISDATFYIWRKKYGGMEVPEVKRLKSLEEENARLKKLLAEAMLDKEALQVALGRKLLTTDQKREAVMLMCDATGLSQRRACRLTGLSLSTCRYEAHRPAADAHLSGRITELALERRRFGYRRIWQLLRREGLHVNHKRVYRLYHLSGLGVKRRRRRKGLATERLPLLRPAAPNLTWSMDFVMDALSTGRRIKCLTCVDDFTKECLTVTVAFGISGVQVTRILDSIALFRGYPATIRTDQGPEFTCRALDQWAFEHGVELRLIQPGKPTQNGFIESFNGRFRDECLNEHWFSDIVHARKIINDWRQDYNECRPHSTLNYQTPSEFAAGWRKGHSENEDSDVTN; translated from the exons ATGAAGAAGCGTTTTTCCGACGAACAGATCATCAGTATTCTCCGCGAAGCCGAAGCTGGGGTACCCGCCCGTGAACTCTGCCGCAAGCATGCCATTTCCGATGCCACGTTTTACATCTGGCGTAAGAAGTATGGCGGTATGGAGGTGCCTGAAGTTAAGCGCCTGAAGTCGCTTGAGGAAGAGAACGCCAGACTCAAGAAGCTGCTTGCCGAAGCCATGCTGGATAAAGAGGCGCTTCAGGTGGCTCTTGGGCGAAAGT TACTGACGACAGACCAGAAGCGGGAAGCCGTGATGTTGATGTGTGATGCGACCGGTCTGTCGCAACGTCGTGCCTGCAGGCTTACAGGTTTATCCCTGTCGACCTGCCGCTATGAGGCTCACCGTCCGGCTGCTGATGCGCATTTATCAGGGCGCATCACTGAGCTGGCACTGGAGCGCAGGCGTTTTGGCTACCGTCGTATTTGGCAGTTGCTGCGCCGTGAAGGGCTTCATGTTAATCATAAGCGCGTGTACCGGCTTTATCACCTCAGTGGCCTGGGCGTAAAACGCAGAAGACGTCGTAAAGGGCTGGCAACAGAACGTCTGCCGCTGCTCCGTCCGGCGGCGCCCAATCTGACCTGGTCGATGGATTTCGTCATGGACGCACTTTCCACCGGTCGCAGGATCAAGTGTCTTACCTGCGTCGATGATTTCACAAAGGAATGCCTGACGGTCACTGTTGCCTTTGGGATTTCAGGCGTTCAGGTCACGCGTATTCTGGACAGCATTGCACTGTTTCGAGGCTATCCGGCGACGATAAGAACTGACCAGGGGCCGGAGTTCACTTGCCGTGCACTGGATCAATGGGCCTTTGAGCATGGTGTTGAGTTGCGCTTAATCCAGCCGGGCAAGCCAACGCAGAACGGATTTATTGAGAGCTTTAACGGACGATTTCGCGATGAATGTTTGAATGAGCACTGGTTCAGCGATATCGTTCATGCCAGGAAAATTATTAATGACTGGCGGCAGGATTATAACGAATGCCGCCCGCACTCCACGCTGAATTATCAGACACCGTCTGAATTTGCAGCGGGCTGGAGAAAGGGTCATTCTGAGAATGAAGATTCCGACGTTACTAACTGA
- a CDS encoding autotransporter outer membrane beta-barrel domain-containing protein: MGIKQHNGNAGADRLIELKIRSASIQLATIGAIGLNAIVFSPLVVAVDLGSQNGTHITVNDGDRITGDSVDPNGGIYGVMTPTGNTPGNINLGNNVTVNVNDPSGYAKGIILQGNNSTLTANQLTVDVVGQTAAVGITLNGNYAHADLGTDSSIKSNGNGIIVGHGSALLASQLSIENSNGTGLSINDYGSSADLGSGSQIKTNGGSGVYIGGLNGNSADGVARFTATDLTIDVQGYSASGINVQRNSVVDLGTNSIIKTNGGYAHGIWSFGEVNANALTVDVNGTDANGIEVRGGTTTVGAGSHISSALGGGLVTSGTGATINFSGTTALPNSIFSGGSYGASAQSATAVINMQNTDITVDRNGSLALGLWTLGGGKITGDNLSITGAAGARGVYAMTNSQIDLTNDLVINMSTPDQMAIATQHNDGYAASRINASGHMLINGSVFSKGGLINLDMHSGSVWTGSSLSDNVNGGKLDIAMDNSVWNVTSHSSLDTLALTHSTVDFSSHASTASGFTTLNVANLSGSSTFVMRADVVGEGGGVNNAGDLLNVSGSSAGNHVLAIRNQGSEATTGNEVLTVVQTPDGAASFTASSQVELGGYLYDVRKNGTNWELYASGTAPEPVPDPIPDPAQPPVVNPAPAPKPTTTADAGGNYLNVGYLMNYVENRTLMQRMGDLRNQSKEGNIWLRGYGGKLDSFASGKLSGFDMGYSGIQFGGDKRLSDETPLYVGLFIGSTRGSPDYREGDGTARSDYMGMYASYMAQSGFYSDLVVKASRQKNSFHVMDSQNNGVSANGSTNGFSVSLEAGQKFSLNQPGNGFYIEPQTQFTYSHQNGMDMKASNGLNIHLSHYGSVLGRASMILGYDIAAGNSQLNMYVKTGGIREFSGDTEYRLNRSREKHSFKGNSWNNGVGVSAQFNKQHTLYLEADYTQGNAFDQKQVNGGYRFSF, encoded by the coding sequence ATGGGCATCAAACAACACAATGGAAATGCTGGGGCCGATCGCCTCATTGAATTAAAAATACGTTCTGCCTCAATTCAACTGGCGACGATCGGCGCTATTGGTTTGAATGCCATTGTCTTTTCACCATTAGTGGTTGCTGTTGATTTAGGCAGTCAAAATGGTACCCATATTACCGTTAATGATGGTGACAGAATTACAGGTGATAGCGTCGATCCCAACGGGGGCATCTATGGCGTAATGACCCCAACAGGCAATACTCCCGGCAACATCAACCTGGGTAATAATGTTACCGTCAATGTCAACGACCCCTCTGGATATGCAAAGGGGATCATTCTTCAGGGTAACAACAGTACCCTGACAGCGAACCAACTGACAGTAGACGTTGTCGGTCAAACCGCTGCCGTCGGGATTACTTTAAATGGTAATTACGCACATGCTGACTTAGGCACAGACAGCAGCATTAAAAGTAACGGTAACGGCATCATTGTTGGACATGGCTCCGCGCTATTAGCCAGCCAACTCTCTATTGAAAACTCGAACGGAACGGGTTTAAGCATCAACGACTATGGCAGCAGTGCCGATCTGGGTAGCGGAAGCCAAATCAAAACCAATGGTGGCTCAGGGGTTTATATTGGTGGTCTCAACGGCAATTCAGCCGACGGTGTCGCACGTTTTACCGCGACAGATCTGACTATCGATGTTCAGGGTTACAGCGCCTCAGGGATAAATGTACAGAGAAACTCTGTGGTCGACCTGGGAACAAACAGCATCATTAAAACCAATGGCGGCTATGCACACGGCATCTGGAGTTTCGGCGAGGTGAATGCAAATGCACTCACTGTTGATGTGAATGGTACTGACGCCAATGGAATCGAAGTGCGTGGTGGAACGACCACTGTCGGTGCAGGCAGCCACATTTCATCCGCCCTGGGGGGTGGACTCGTGACCAGCGGCACAGGTGCTACGATCAATTTTTCTGGCACGACAGCGCTGCCCAACAGCATATTCTCTGGCGGCTCTTACGGTGCTTCTGCCCAAAGCGCAACGGCCGTTATCAACATGCAAAACACCGACATTACGGTCGATCGTAATGGCAGTCTGGCGCTGGGGTTGTGGACGCTTGGCGGCGGAAAAATAACCGGAGATAATCTGAGTATCACTGGCGCGGCAGGAGCCCGGGGGGTTTACGCCATGACTAACAGCCAAATCGATCTGACGAACGATTTGGTCATTAATATGAGCACACCCGACCAGATGGCCATCGCGACTCAGCATAACGATGGCTATGCCGCCAGCCGAATTAACGCCTCGGGGCATATGCTAATCAATGGCAGCGTATTTTCTAAAGGTGGGTTGATCAATCTGGACATGCATTCTGGATCGGTCTGGACGGGTTCCTCCCTCAGCGACAATGTCAATGGTGGGAAACTGGACATCGCAATGGATAATAGCGTCTGGAACGTGACGAGTCATTCCAGTCTCGACACGCTGGCGCTGACCCATTCAACCGTCGATTTTTCCAGCCACGCCTCAACAGCCAGCGGATTTACCACGTTAAACGTAGCAAACCTGAGCGGCAGCAGCACCTTTGTTATGCGTGCCGATGTCGTTGGCGAGGGAGGTGGCGTTAATAACGCAGGGGATTTACTGAATGTCAGCGGAAGCAGCGCCGGTAATCATGTCTTGGCCATCCGCAACCAGGGCAGCGAGGCGACAACGGGAAATGAAGTCCTGACGGTGGTACAAACCCCCGACGGTGCGGCCTCATTTACCGCCTCTTCTCAGGTTGAGCTGGGGGGATATCTGTATGATGTCCGTAAAAATGGGACCAACTGGGAGCTTTACGCTTCCGGTACAGCGCCGGAACCCGTTCCTGATCCAATACCGGATCCGGCTCAGCCCCCCGTAGTAAACCCCGCTCCCGCCCCTAAACCAACCACAACCGCAGATGCTGGCGGCAATTATCTCAACGTCGGTTATCTGATGAACTATGTCGAAAACCGTACGCTGATGCAACGAATGGGCGACCTGAGAAATCAGAGCAAGGAAGGTAATATCTGGCTTCGCGGTTACGGGGGAAAGCTGGACTCTTTCGCCAGTGGCAAACTGAGCGGCTTTGACATGGGTTACAGCGGTATACAGTTTGGCGGTGATAAGCGTCTCTCTGATGAAACACCGTTGTATGTGGGTCTGTTTATTGGCTCAACACGTGGGTCGCCAGACTATCGCGAAGGCGACGGCACTGCACGTTCAGACTACATGGGAATGTACGCCAGTTACATGGCACAAAGCGGCTTTTACAGCGATCTGGTTGTGAAAGCATCACGCCAGAAAAATAGCTTCCATGTGATGGACAGTCAGAACAACGGTGTTAGCGCCAACGGTAGCACCAATGGGTTCAGCGTCTCTCTGGAAGCCGGGCAGAAGTTCAGCCTGAATCAGCCCGGTAATGGCTTCTATATTGAGCCACAGACCCAGTTCACTTACAGCCACCAAAATGGCATGGATATGAAGGCGAGTAATGGCCTCAACATTCATCTGAGTCACTATGGCTCGGTGCTGGGGCGTGCCAGCATGATACTGGGGTATGACATCGCCGCAGGCAACAGCCAGTTGAATATGTATGTGAAGACCGGAGGCATCCGCGAGTTTTCAGGGGATACAGAGTATCGACTGAATCGCTCCCGGGAGAAGCACAGTTTCAAAGGTAATAGCTGGAACAACGGCGTGGGCGTGAGTGCACAGTTCAACAAACAGCACACGCTCTATCTCGAAGCCGATTACACGCAGGGAAATGCTTTTGACCAAAAGCAAGTCAACGGCGGATATCGCTTCAGCTTTTAA
- the drpB gene encoding cell division protein DrpB, with protein MEERATRSLGGKLALWVFYAFCVYFVWAMLRYAWVISHIQSIPVAGFESSLGSTSGKWMGALLGFLVLGLVGLILGGIAWYTRPRRLPT; from the coding sequence ATGGAAGAAAGAGCAACACGGAGTCTGGGCGGAAAACTGGCGTTGTGGGTGTTTTACGCTTTCTGCGTCTACTTTGTCTGGGCCATGCTTCGCTACGCGTGGGTGATCAGCCACATTCAGTCGATTCCGGTTGCCGGATTCGAAAGTTCACTTGGCTCAACCAGCGGAAAATGGATGGGCGCTCTGCTGGGTTTTCTGGTTCTCGGGCTGGTGGGACTGATCCTCGGCGGCATCGCCTGGTATACACGCCCACGCCGTCTGCCAACGTGA
- a CDS encoding tail fiber assembly protein gives MFINRQVFFIGNVTKTLRFRVSDTEKVQYSLWLEYLDILEAVDTSNAPEIN, from the coding sequence GTGTTCATAAATCGTCAGGTATTCTTCATCGGTAATGTAACGAAAACGCTGCGGTTTCGGGTCAGCGATACAGAGAAAGTGCAGTACTCTTTGTGGCTGGAATATCTAGATATACTGGAAGCCGTTGATACCTCCAATGCACCAGAAATTAACTAG
- a CDS encoding DinI family protein produces MSSEAGTDRRNIAGLPGASSIILAELTKRVHRIFPDAEVKVKPMQVNALNSNCTKTEKEKLNRMLEEKFEESDMWLVSE; encoded by the coding sequence GTGAGTAGTGAAGCCGGGACGGACAGGAGAAACATTGCCGGGTTGCCAGGTGCAAGTAGCATCATTCTGGCAGAACTAACAAAGCGGGTGCACCGGATTTTTCCCGATGCCGAGGTGAAGGTAAAGCCAATGCAGGTTAATGCTTTAAACAGCAACTGCACAAAAACGGAGAAAGAAAAACTGAACCGCATGCTTGAGGAAAAGTTCGAAGAATCTGACATGTGGCTGGTGAGCGAGTGA
- the ompC gene encoding porin OmpC produces MKRKVLAMLVPALLIAGTAHAAEIYNKDGNKLDLYGKVDGLHYFSDDSGSDGDQTYARLGFKGETQIMDQLTGYGQWEYNIKANGTEGDTGDSATRLAFAGLGFGQNGTFDYGRNYGVVYDVEAWTDMLPEFGGDSYTQTDVYMLGRTNGVATYRNKGFFGQVDGLNFALQYQGNNEGSGGFAGQEGSGNSANRKLAQENGDGFGMSTSYDFDFGLSLGAAYSNSDRTDNQVTRGYGDRSHANNYAGGETAEAWTIGAKYDANNIYLATMYAETRNMTYYGGGKGETTGGIANQTKNFEAVAQYQFDFGLRPSIAYLVSKGKDLGGQDHDGDRNSRYTDKDLVKYVDVGMTYYFNKNMSTYVDYKINLLDNDDHFYADNGIATDDVVAVGLVYQF; encoded by the coding sequence ATGAAAAGAAAAGTATTGGCAATGCTTGTCCCCGCATTACTTATTGCTGGCACGGCACATGCAGCTGAAATTTATAATAAAGATGGCAATAAATTAGACCTCTATGGAAAAGTGGATGGCCTGCACTACTTCTCTGACGACAGCGGCAGCGATGGCGATCAGACCTATGCCCGTCTTGGTTTCAAAGGCGAAACCCAGATCATGGATCAACTGACCGGTTACGGTCAGTGGGAATACAACATTAAAGCCAATGGAACCGAAGGTGACACAGGCGACTCCGCAACTCGTCTGGCCTTTGCTGGTTTAGGTTTCGGCCAGAACGGTACCTTTGACTATGGTCGTAACTATGGCGTGGTTTACGATGTAGAAGCCTGGACCGATATGCTGCCAGAATTTGGCGGCGACAGCTATACTCAGACCGACGTCTATATGCTGGGTCGTACTAACGGCGTTGCGACTTACCGTAACAAAGGTTTCTTCGGTCAGGTTGATGGCCTGAACTTTGCGCTGCAATATCAGGGTAACAATGAAGGTTCAGGCGGCTTCGCTGGACAGGAGGGTTCGGGTAACAGCGCCAACCGTAAACTGGCTCAAGAAAACGGCGACGGTTTCGGTATGTCCACCTCTTATGACTTTGACTTCGGTCTGAGCCTGGGTGCAGCCTACTCCAATTCCGATCGTACTGATAATCAGGTTACTCGTGGTTATGGCGATCGTTCCCATGCCAACAACTACGCCGGTGGTGAAACCGCGGAAGCCTGGACCATTGGCGCGAAATATGACGCGAACAATATCTATCTGGCCACGATGTATGCCGAAACCCGCAATATGACTTACTACGGCGGTGGCAAAGGTGAAACAACTGGCGGTATTGCAAACCAGACCAAAAACTTTGAAGCGGTTGCACAGTACCAGTTCGATTTCGGTCTGCGCCCGTCCATCGCTTATCTGGTATCTAAAGGTAAGGACCTGGGCGGTCAGGATCACGACGGTGATAGAAACTCACGCTACACCGACAAAGATCTGGTGAAATACGTTGATGTGGGCATGACCTACTACTTCAACAAAAACATGTCTACCTACGTTGATTACAAAATTAACTTGCTGGACAACGATGATCACTTCTATGCAGACAACGGCATCGCGACTGATGACGTTGTTGCTGTGGGTTTAGTGTATCAGTTCTAA
- a CDS encoding acyltransferase family protein, whose translation MIRSLQALRFYAAIAIVIYHACRQYPLHTGYAYLDFFLREKLAFGVDIFFVISGFVIYHSFCATKKTFYDFLFDRAIRIVPMYWISTLIFSLILLINHSLYPISEVNIYTFIQSILFIPVKNLQGSYLPIHSVGWTLNFEVVFYVLFSISIVITRKWTGLLTSFFVVCLFVISGYIPSLIFYHNEIMFEFALGMLIAFLRLTYVREIRLNKIYIYFILCVCLFVMYFGDIPNRFVFWGIPSFIMVLTLVFFDNQFKVSSFMMLLGASSYSLYLLHRIVISLMIWSFGMSPYTELLVISSVLLSVIISLYSFNDLPPRLDTTLS comes from the coding sequence ATGATAAGAAGCCTACAAGCGCTGCGTTTTTATGCGGCAATAGCAATAGTAATTTACCACGCATGCAGGCAATACCCACTGCACACAGGCTATGCTTACTTAGATTTTTTTTTGAGAGAAAAATTGGCGTTTGGTGTTGACATATTCTTTGTTATTAGTGGGTTTGTTATTTACCATTCATTTTGTGCGACAAAAAAAACGTTCTATGATTTTCTTTTTGATCGTGCCATCAGAATTGTTCCGATGTATTGGATTTCAACCTTGATATTCAGTCTGATACTTCTCATAAATCACTCACTTTACCCAATAAGTGAAGTTAATATTTATACATTTATACAAAGCATTCTCTTTATACCGGTTAAGAACTTACAAGGCTCATACCTACCAATTCATAGTGTTGGATGGACGCTGAATTTCGAGGTTGTATTCTACGTCTTATTTTCGATTTCCATTGTCATTACAAGAAAATGGACTGGTTTACTTACATCATTTTTTGTTGTTTGCTTGTTTGTTATAAGTGGATATATTCCAAGTTTAATTTTTTATCATAATGAAATTATGTTTGAGTTTGCTCTTGGTATGCTAATTGCGTTTTTGCGATTAACGTATGTCAGAGAAATTAGACTAAATAAAATTTACATTTATTTTATCTTGTGTGTGTGTTTGTTTGTAATGTACTTTGGTGATATACCGAATAGATTTGTTTTTTGGGGGATACCTTCCTTTATAATGGTTCTGACATTGGTGTTTTTTGACAATCAATTCAAAGTGAGTTCATTTATGATGCTATTGGGTGCTTCTTCATATTCACTTTATCTACTACATCGGATAGTTATTTCTCTTATGATTTGGTCGTTCGGCATGTCACCATATACTGAATTGCTTGTAATCTCTTCTGTTTTACTGAGTGTGATAATCTCCCTATATAGCTTTAATGACCTGCCCCCACGATTAGATACAACACTCAGTTAG
- a CDS encoding phosphohydrolase — protein MDLQHWQSQFEAWLCNHHTRQDAAHDIFHFRRVWATSRQLMEGLEGDGLVVLTACYFHDIVSLAKNHPERHRSSVLAAAETRRILIHDFPSFPASRLAPVCHAIEAHSFSANIAPLTLEAKIVQDADRLEALGAIGLARVFAVSGALGVALFDAEDPLAQRRVLNDKQFALDHFQTKLLTLPGTMQTERGRELARHNAEFLVNYMAKLSAELNGEYESVDPAVIRAFRPSHS, from the coding sequence GTGGATCTTCAGCACTGGCAATCACAATTTGAAGCGTGGTTATGTAACCATCACACCCGGCAGGATGCCGCGCATGATATCTTTCATTTTCGCCGCGTCTGGGCAACATCCCGGCAGCTGATGGAAGGGCTGGAAGGGGATGGGCTGGTCGTGCTGACAGCCTGTTATTTTCATGACATTGTCAGTCTTGCCAAAAATCATCCGGAGCGTCATCGCTCGTCGGTTCTGGCTGCCGCTGAAACCCGCCGTATCCTCATCCATGATTTCCCGAGCTTCCCCGCGTCGCGACTGGCACCGGTTTGCCACGCGATCGAAGCCCACAGTTTTAGCGCGAACATTGCCCCCCTCACGCTGGAAGCAAAAATCGTTCAGGATGCTGACAGGCTTGAAGCGCTGGGCGCGATAGGGCTGGCGCGCGTCTTTGCGGTTTCCGGCGCGTTAGGCGTGGCGCTTTTTGATGCTGAAGATCCCTTAGCACAGCGGCGTGTGCTCAATGACAAACAGTTCGCCCTCGATCACTTCCAGACCAAATTACTGACATTGCCTGGCACTATGCAAACCGAGCGCGGACGCGAACTGGCCCGGCATAATGCTGAGTTCCTGGTGAACTACATGGCAAAGCTGAGCGCTGAGCTAAACGGGGAGTATGAGTCTGTCGATCCTGCGGTGATCCGCGCATTTCGCCCCAGCCACTCGTAA
- the mtfA gene encoding DgsA anti-repressor MtfA, producing MIKWPWKAQDTAQNESAQWEEALAIPLLVTLTAQEQARLIALAERFLQQKRLVALQGFELDSLKSARIALLFCLPVLELGIEWLDGFHEVLIYPAPFVVDDEWEDDIGLVHNQRVVQSGQSWQQGPIILNWLDIQDSFDASGFNLIIHEVAHKLDMRNGDRASGIPLIPLREVASWEHDLHAAMNNIQDEIDLVGETASSIDAYAASDPAECFAVLSEYFFSAPELFAPRFPALWQRFCQFYQQDPLQRLRDSEDDDSYNPAQVH from the coding sequence ATGATTAAGTGGCCCTGGAAAGCACAAGACACCGCGCAAAATGAATCTGCTCAGTGGGAGGAAGCCCTTGCAATCCCCCTGCTTGTGACGTTGACTGCGCAAGAACAAGCCAGACTCATTGCGCTGGCAGAGCGATTCCTGCAACAAAAGCGACTGGTAGCCCTACAAGGCTTCGAACTTGATTCACTGAAAAGCGCGCGCATCGCTCTGCTTTTCTGTCTACCGGTTCTGGAACTGGGAATCGAATGGCTGGATGGCTTTCATGAGGTACTCATCTACCCTGCCCCCTTTGTTGTCGATGACGAATGGGAAGATGATATTGGCCTGGTCCATAACCAGCGCGTTGTTCAGTCCGGACAAAGCTGGCAACAAGGGCCGATCATTCTGAACTGGCTGGATATTCAGGACTCCTTCGACGCATCCGGTTTTAACCTTATTATTCATGAAGTTGCGCATAAGCTCGACATGCGAAATGGCGATCGCGCCAGCGGCATTCCGCTGATTCCCCTGCGGGAAGTCGCCAGTTGGGAACATGATCTGCACGCCGCGATGAACAATATTCAGGATGAAATTGATCTGGTGGGTGAAACCGCATCGAGTATTGACGCCTATGCGGCTAGCGATCCAGCAGAATGTTTTGCCGTTCTGTCGGAGTATTTCTTCAGCGCTCCGGAGCTCTTTGCACCACGGTTCCCTGCGCTGTGGCAACGTTTCTGCCAGTTTTATCAGCAGGACCCTCTGCAACGCCTTCGTGATAGTGAAGACGATGATTCTTATAACCCCGCGCAGGTTCATTGA
- a CDS encoding DNA cytosine methyltransferase has protein sequence MQQNLSVTGSLVPATDSHTDVAQGLLAKLLEIYDVKTLVAHLNGIGENHWSPAILKRVAANASAWHRLSERESAFLHSLLPTPPAHHPHYAFRFIDLFAGIGGIRRGFEAIGGQCVFTSEWNRHAVRTYKANYYCDPASHHFNEDIRDITLSHREGVSDSQAAEHIRQHVPQHDVLLAGFPCQPFSLAGVSKKNALGRAHGFACDTQGTLFFDVVRIIDARRPPIFVLENVKNLKSHDQGKTFRIIMQTLDELGYDVADAEDNGPDDPKIIDGKHFLPQHRERIVLVGFRRDLNLKRDFTLRDISTRYPQRRTTLAELLEPVVEAKYILTPVLWKYLYRYAKKHQAKGNGFGYGMVYPANPNSVTRTLSARYYKDGAEILIDRGWDFAVGEVNFDDPQNQQHRPRRLTPRECARLMGFESPQGYQFRIPVSDTQAYRQFGNSVVVPAFAAVAKLLEEKIKAAVALRQQEIVHGGRSR, from the coding sequence ATGCAGCAAAATCTTTCAGTAACAGGTTCGCTGGTTCCCGCGACAGACAGTCATACAGACGTTGCGCAGGGGTTGTTGGCGAAATTGTTGGAAATTTATGATGTTAAAACGCTGGTGGCTCACCTGAATGGAATCGGCGAGAACCACTGGAGTCCGGCCATTTTAAAGCGCGTGGCGGCGAATGCCTCAGCATGGCATCGACTAAGTGAAAGAGAGTCGGCGTTTTTGCACTCCCTGCTGCCTACGCCGCCTGCGCACCATCCTCACTATGCCTTTCGGTTTATTGATCTCTTTGCGGGCATTGGCGGTATTCGTCGCGGTTTTGAGGCGATAGGCGGGCAGTGCGTGTTTACCAGCGAGTGGAACAGACATGCGGTGCGTACCTATAAAGCCAACTATTACTGCGATCCGGCGAGTCACCACTTTAATGAAGACATTCGCGATATCACGCTCAGCCATCGCGAAGGCGTTAGCGACAGTCAGGCGGCAGAGCATATCCGCCAACATGTGCCGCAGCACGATGTCCTGCTGGCAGGCTTCCCGTGTCAGCCATTTTCGCTTGCCGGCGTGTCGAAGAAAAATGCGCTGGGACGAGCCCACGGTTTTGCCTGTGATACCCAGGGGACACTGTTCTTTGACGTCGTGCGCATCATTGACGCCCGCCGTCCACCGATTTTTGTTCTGGAAAACGTGAAAAACCTGAAAAGTCACGATCAGGGCAAAACGTTCCGCATCATTATGCAAACGCTGGATGAACTGGGTTATGACGTCGCCGATGCGGAGGATAACGGCCCGGACGATCCGAAAATTATCGATGGCAAACATTTCTTGCCGCAGCACCGGGAACGGATTGTGCTGGTCGGATTTCGCCGCGATCTGAATCTGAAGCGTGATTTTACCCTGCGTGATATCAGTACGCGTTATCCGCAGCGACGCACTACCCTGGCGGAGCTGCTGGAACCGGTAGTGGAAGCCAAATATATACTGACGCCCGTGCTGTGGAAATATCTCTACCGCTACGCGAAAAAGCATCAGGCGAAAGGCAACGGTTTTGGCTACGGCATGGTCTATCCCGCAAATCCGAATAGTGTGACGCGCACGCTTTCCGCGCGCTATTACAAAGATGGCGCAGAAATCCTCATCGACCGTGGCTGGGATTTTGCTGTCGGGGAAGTAAACTTCGACGATCCGCAAAACCAGCAGCATCGTCCGCGTCGCTTAACGCCGAGAGAGTGCGCGCGACTGATGGGCTTTGAGTCGCCGCAGGGATACCAGTTCCGTATCCCCGTTTCTGACACCCAGGCCTATCGCCAGTTTGGTAACTCGGTGGTGGTGCCCGCGTTTGCCGCCGTGGCGAAATTGCTGGAAGAGAAAATTAAAGCGGCGGTCGCGTTACGTCAGCAAGAGATTGTGCATGGCGGACGTTCACGATAA